A portion of the Flavobacterium limnophilum genome contains these proteins:
- a CDS encoding YceI family protein: MKKLINLLALSFIISLSATAQTLVSAEIQKNSSLTINGSTNLVPFKIYQDGDRLSRSKMSVMTTQNQNKIFVSQNQLSVIVKNFASNNAMALKDFLKLLKSDSYPTLQVQLNYLDLQPIYQKGKTYNGEALVNITITGKTKQYSIPIVYNSNGDVYTVNGSKKLSIRDFGLTPETKMMGLIKVSEWIDINFHIICKIATHGEMVKL, translated from the coding sequence ATGAAAAAGCTAATTAATTTACTGGCACTAAGTTTCATAATTTCTCTATCTGCGACAGCACAAACTTTGGTTTCTGCCGAAATACAAAAAAATAGTTCCTTGACAATAAACGGATCAACAAACCTGGTTCCATTCAAGATATATCAAGACGGAGACAGACTCTCCAGAAGCAAAATGTCGGTTATGACCACGCAAAATCAAAACAAGATATTTGTGAGCCAAAACCAACTTTCCGTGATAGTCAAAAATTTTGCGTCCAATAATGCAATGGCCCTTAAAGATTTCTTGAAGTTGTTGAAATCCGACAGCTACCCCACCCTGCAAGTTCAACTCAATTATTTAGATTTACAACCCATTTACCAAAAAGGAAAAACCTACAATGGCGAAGCATTGGTAAACATTACCATTACAGGCAAAACCAAACAGTATTCCATTCCAATTGTTTACAACAGCAATGGCGATGTTTACACCGTAAATGGTTCCAAAAAATTAAGTATCCGCGATTTTGGACTGACACCAGAAACCAAAATGATGGGATTGATAAAAGTAAGCGAATGGATTGACATCAATTTTCATATTATTTGCAAAATTGCAACCCATGGAGAAATGGTAAAACTGTAA